The following are encoded together in the Thalassolituus oleivorans MIL-1 genome:
- the sbcB gene encoding exodeoxyribonuclease I translates to MNSIVWYDYETFGANPAWDRPAQFAAIRTDEDLNEIEPPVEIFCKPADDYLPHPEALLITGITPQDCLKKGVPETEFIARINAIFSQPGTCTAGYNSIRFDDEFTRYTLYRNFYDPYTREWQGGNSRWDLLDIVRCAYALRPDGINWPKHEDGRVSFKLEHLTAANGLDHGKAHDAVSDVRATIALARLIRDKQPKLFKYLYNNRSKQALAAMVDVTNHKPLMHVSGMFPVEQGCMAVVVPLCWHPTNKNSFIAFDLNQDPAPLFALSAEEIQQRVFTRTADLPEGVERLPLKEIHINKSPVLAPAKTLTPDQAERWAISGERLRQHLAMFRDGGSLTLKLQQVFGDRGFVAAKDVDGRLYDGFFSSADKQAMNDLHQLSDWDLADWPAPFRDERCEEMLFRYRARNYPDTLNEDERERWEQYRVNRLMAVPPATPALTFAQFAPLLEQAAMRVADDPIKLQWIHELQMYAESIFPVVDY, encoded by the coding sequence GTGAACAGTATTGTTTGGTACGACTACGAAACTTTTGGTGCTAACCCAGCGTGGGATCGCCCAGCGCAATTTGCGGCGATCCGTACGGATGAAGACCTCAATGAAATCGAACCGCCGGTCGAGATATTCTGCAAACCGGCGGACGATTATCTCCCACACCCTGAAGCTCTCTTAATTACCGGTATAACACCGCAAGATTGCTTAAAAAAGGGCGTGCCCGAAACTGAGTTTATTGCTCGCATTAACGCTATATTTAGCCAGCCTGGTACTTGTACTGCAGGCTATAACAGCATTCGTTTTGACGACGAATTTACCCGTTACACTCTCTATCGTAATTTCTATGATCCTTATACTCGTGAGTGGCAGGGTGGCAATAGCCGTTGGGATTTACTCGATATCGTCCGTTGTGCCTATGCGTTGCGCCCCGATGGCATTAACTGGCCGAAGCATGAAGATGGCCGCGTTAGTTTCAAGCTAGAGCATCTCACCGCCGCTAATGGCTTAGACCACGGTAAAGCGCATGATGCAGTATCCGACGTGCGTGCCACCATCGCCTTAGCACGGTTGATTCGCGATAAGCAGCCCAAGCTGTTTAAGTATTTGTATAACAATCGCAGCAAACAAGCGCTTGCAGCTATGGTGGATGTGACTAATCACAAGCCGCTCATGCATGTGTCGGGTATGTTTCCGGTGGAACAAGGCTGTATGGCGGTTGTGGTGCCGCTGTGCTGGCATCCAACCAATAAAAACAGCTTTATCGCCTTCGATTTAAACCAAGACCCAGCACCATTATTTGCCTTAAGTGCAGAAGAAATTCAGCAGCGGGTATTTACCCGCACCGCAGATTTGCCCGAGGGTGTTGAACGTTTACCGCTAAAAGAAATCCATATCAATAAGTCTCCGGTACTGGCTCCGGCGAAAACCCTAACGCCGGACCAAGCAGAGCGTTGGGCGATTAGTGGCGAGCGATTGCGTCAGCATCTTGCCATGTTTCGGGATGGTGGTTCGTTAACGTTAAAGCTGCAGCAAGTCTTTGGGGATCGCGGATTTGTCGCGGCTAAAGATGTGGATGGTCGTTTGTACGATGGCTTCTTCTCATCGGCAGATAAACAAGCCATGAACGACCTGCACCAGCTTAGTGATTGGGATTTAGCCGATTGGCCTGCGCCATTTAGGGACGAACGTTGTGAAGAAATGTTATTTCGCTATCGCGCACGTAATTATCCAGATACCTTGAATGAAGATGAGCGCGAACGTTGGGAACAGTACCGAGTGAATCGCTTAATGGCAGTGCCCCCAGCGACACCAGCATTAACCTTCGCGCAGTTTGCACCTTTGCTAGAGCAGGCAGCAATGCGTGTAGCCGATGACCCAATCAAATTACAGTGGATACACGAGCTGCAAATGTATGCAGAATCGATTTTCCCTGTTGTGGATTATTAA
- a CDS encoding glutaredoxin family protein yields the protein MKIVAVLFVAFAALTSGAFVATMNLATPDTTLATQQGAAQTDKNVVLYATAWCGYCKKMRAFFDAHNIPYVEFDIDNSQEGLDRYYSVGGTGGVPLVTVNDAVVKGFNPSRVLQLMQN from the coding sequence ATGAAAATAGTAGCTGTCTTGTTTGTTGCATTTGCAGCGTTAACGTCGGGTGCATTCGTAGCCACTATGAATTTAGCGACGCCAGATACGACGTTGGCGACACAACAAGGTGCGGCGCAAACGGACAAAAACGTTGTGTTGTATGCGACCGCATGGTGTGGTTATTGTAAAAAAATGCGCGCCTTCTTCGACGCTCATAATATCCCGTATGTAGAGTTTGATATCGACAACTCGCAAGAAGGGTTAGATCGTTATTATTCTGTTGGCGGTACTGGCGGCGTGCCACTAGTGACAGTGAATGATGCTGTTGTTAAAGGCTTTAACCCGAGCCGCGTGTTGCAACTAATGCAAAATTAA
- a CDS encoding DNA-3-methyladenine glycosylase I produces MLSFSRFIEQAQAQHADYDLRFKHISKAKSAKQLAAIPDDRWLSVLSQCVFQSGFNWTVVANKWPRFEEVFLGFDVIDLVMQPDEFYERLMQETGIIRHHAKIKAVHENAIFFHDLIQSHGSVGQYFSAWKPEDYADNLREFRKRSNRGGGRTGQVFLRAMGVDTLMFSNDMLQALISTGVIEAAPSSKASWAKLQATMDRWREETGLGLSEISQILAWSVGPRK; encoded by the coding sequence ATGCTTTCTTTCAGCCGTTTTATTGAGCAAGCCCAAGCACAACATGCCGATTATGATCTGCGTTTTAAGCACATCAGTAAGGCGAAGTCCGCTAAGCAATTGGCTGCAATTCCAGATGATCGTTGGTTGTCGGTACTATCGCAGTGTGTGTTTCAGTCGGGATTTAATTGGACCGTGGTGGCCAATAAGTGGCCGCGTTTCGAAGAAGTGTTCTTAGGCTTTGACGTGATTGATTTAGTGATGCAGCCGGATGAGTTTTACGAACGCTTAATGCAGGAGACGGGGATTATTCGTCATCATGCGAAAATTAAAGCGGTACACGAGAACGCGATATTTTTTCACGATCTGATTCAAAGCCATGGCAGTGTTGGTCAGTACTTTTCAGCTTGGAAACCAGAAGATTACGCCGACAATTTGCGTGAATTTCGTAAACGCAGTAATCGTGGCGGTGGCCGCACTGGGCAAGTATTTTTACGCGCGATGGGCGTTGATACTTTGATGTTTAGCAACGATATGTTGCAGGCATTGATTAGCACTGGGGTTATTGAGGCAGCCCCTAGCTCGAAGGCAAGCTGGGCTAAGCTGCAAGCGACAATGGATCGTTGGCGCGAGGAAACAGGATTGGGATTAAGTGAAATCAGTCAGATTTTGGCTTGGTCGGTTGGGCCGCGCAAGTAA
- a CDS encoding glycine-rich domain-containing protein, with protein sequence MGFYGIFFLLLLLASVYYLYSSKKRRQLEFIQSYRFYSTIGKKIQEKYPHLRNEDVTLVLSALKDYFYICNKAKRRMVSMPSQVVDVAWHEFILFTRPYQTFCDKALGRFLHHTPTEAMRTRTLAQDGIKRAWRLACAKDNISANAPIHLPLLFAIDAKLGIKDGFIYSLNCKDESSPLYGDGYCAGHIGCASGCAGDSGATSSSGGFFDSFGGDSSDCGGGCGGD encoded by the coding sequence ATGGGGTTTTATGGGATATTCTTTTTACTATTATTACTCGCTTCGGTTTATTACTTGTATTCGAGTAAAAAGAGACGTCAGCTTGAGTTTATCCAAAGTTATCGTTTTTATTCTACGATTGGAAAAAAAATTCAAGAAAAATATCCACATCTAAGAAATGAAGATGTAACTCTGGTGTTATCTGCTCTTAAAGATTACTTCTATATTTGTAATAAGGCTAAGCGAAGGATGGTTTCAATGCCATCTCAAGTGGTTGATGTCGCGTGGCATGAGTTCATTCTATTTACCCGTCCTTATCAAACATTTTGTGATAAAGCTTTAGGTCGATTTCTGCATCACACTCCAACAGAAGCTATGCGCACAAGAACACTGGCTCAAGATGGGATCAAGCGAGCATGGAGACTCGCATGTGCTAAAGATAATATTAGCGCAAATGCTCCGATCCACTTGCCACTGCTGTTCGCCATTGATGCCAAGCTCGGTATCAAAGATGGTTTTATCTATTCGCTAAATTGCAAAGATGAGTCGTCACCGCTTTATGGTGATGGCTACTGTGCTGGTCACATAGGTTGTGCTTCTGGTTGCGCCGGAGACTCGGGTGCAACATCAAGTTCGGGTGGCTTCTTTGACAGTTTTGGTGGTGACTCCAGCGATTGCGGCGGAGGGTGTGGCGGTGATTGA
- a CDS encoding pirin family protein: MSIETKETESECSVNQGCDAIELIIQPRAKDLGGFSVRRTLPTKERKMVGPWIFFDHMGPANFPAGSGINVRPHPHINLATVTYLFEGEILHRDSLGSYATITPGDINLMVAGRGITHSERERPEVKGVDHTLHGLQLWLALPEKDEEIDPAFYHYPSASIPAATIEGVPLRVLMGSAYGLTSPVLTYAETLYVEAHLQAGQTLALPNSEERAIYVAKGSLKIKDSIIPEFAMVILSAADGVVIEAAEESRIALIGGEKMAKRYIEWNFISSRKERIEQAKQDWRAGNFPTVVGDEEEFIPYPDK, encoded by the coding sequence ATGAGTATTGAAACCAAAGAAACAGAGTCCGAATGCTCGGTTAATCAGGGCTGTGATGCGATTGAGTTGATTATTCAACCTCGTGCAAAAGATCTCGGTGGATTTTCGGTTCGTCGTACCTTGCCGACGAAAGAACGCAAAATGGTTGGACCTTGGATTTTCTTTGATCATATGGGCCCTGCGAATTTTCCGGCTGGCTCTGGTATCAATGTTCGTCCACATCCGCACATCAACTTAGCCACGGTTACTTACTTATTCGAAGGCGAAATATTACATCGTGATTCATTAGGCAGTTATGCCACCATCACGCCCGGCGATATTAACTTAATGGTTGCAGGGCGCGGCATCACGCACTCTGAACGGGAACGGCCAGAAGTGAAGGGTGTTGATCATACCTTGCATGGGCTGCAATTGTGGCTGGCTCTACCAGAGAAAGACGAAGAAATTGATCCTGCTTTCTATCATTACCCTTCGGCCTCTATTCCCGCAGCAACCATTGAAGGTGTGCCGTTACGGGTATTGATGGGCAGCGCTTATGGCCTAACGTCACCGGTGTTAACCTATGCCGAAACCTTATATGTCGAAGCTCATCTGCAAGCAGGGCAAACGCTAGCATTACCGAACAGCGAAGAGCGGGCTATTTATGTGGCCAAAGGCAGTTTGAAGATTAAAGACAGTATTATTCCTGAATTTGCTATGGTCATCTTGTCAGCCGCGGATGGTGTGGTGATCGAAGCCGCAGAGGAATCGAGAATTGCCTTAATCGGCGGTGAAAAAATGGCTAAGCGTTATATCGAATGGAATTTCATTTCTAGCCGTAAAGAACGAATTGAGCAGGCAAAGCAAGATTGGAGAGCGGGTAATTTTCCCACGGTCGTCGGTGACGAAGAGGAATTTATTCCTTATCCAGATAAGTGA
- a CDS encoding putative solute-binding protein — protein sequence MIIIKKIIVLLTVLYFSTAWGLDASSNSLDARKKARLESTVVNPNIPLEKRIHAIKELHSDIFVDGHIKRTFCAWDPIGKSGPIAATVNDQVLRSLHYGLNLSVIVFQNENELIENFLTEKTCDAILVRGALVAQFNKFSATIEAVGALPESKHLQLLTQVLADPKMGKSLTNDQYTVMGMATVGGSYVFVNDRSDTTLTSLKQKKIGVDSSNLGTETIVNTVGATPVKGALMESVQSYVDGKVDAMISPALPYIVAGNSQDSGNKGAFANSISQSTLQLIGRTELFPLGIAQILREDFLFKFDTYSQRFMQELNGVVSEDFWISMSEAETKKQNKIYQDIRIKLRDEGYYDASMLRLARKIRCRFEPANSECTNSVE from the coding sequence ATGATAATCATAAAAAAAATAATCGTATTATTGACTGTTTTATATTTTTCTACAGCATGGGGACTAGACGCATCCAGTAATTCACTGGATGCGAGGAAAAAAGCACGGCTAGAATCTACCGTAGTTAATCCAAACATACCGTTAGAAAAGCGTATTCATGCCATCAAAGAACTGCACAGCGATATATTCGTCGACGGCCATATCAAACGCACATTTTGCGCGTGGGACCCAATTGGCAAATCCGGCCCCATCGCAGCAACAGTCAACGATCAGGTGTTGCGCTCGTTGCACTATGGCCTAAATTTATCCGTCATCGTTTTTCAAAACGAAAATGAACTAATCGAGAATTTTTTAACCGAAAAAACATGTGATGCCATACTCGTACGTGGAGCTTTAGTTGCTCAATTCAATAAATTTTCAGCAACCATAGAGGCGGTTGGCGCCCTACCAGAAAGTAAACATCTGCAGTTATTAACTCAAGTACTGGCCGATCCTAAAATGGGAAAAAGCTTAACTAACGACCAATATACCGTAATGGGTATGGCAACCGTTGGTGGAAGCTATGTGTTCGTAAACGACCGATCAGACACAACTCTAACGTCCCTCAAGCAGAAAAAAATTGGCGTAGACTCAAGTAATCTTGGCACAGAGACAATTGTTAATACCGTAGGTGCAACTCCTGTAAAAGGCGCTCTAATGGAGTCAGTACAGAGTTATGTGGATGGCAAAGTCGACGCTATGATCTCGCCAGCTCTGCCCTACATAGTTGCCGGCAATAGTCAGGACAGTGGTAATAAGGGCGCATTTGCCAACAGTATATCGCAATCTACGTTACAGCTAATTGGCCGCACCGAATTATTTCCTTTAGGAATAGCCCAAATCTTACGTGAAGACTTTCTATTTAAATTCGATACCTACTCCCAGCGTTTCATGCAAGAACTCAACGGAGTGGTATCAGAAGATTTTTGGATCTCCATGTCAGAAGCCGAAACAAAAAAGCAAAACAAAATATATCAAGATATTCGTATTAAGCTACGCGATGAAGGCTACTATGATGCCAGTATGCTGCGTTTAGCGCGTAAAATTCGCTGTCGATTCGAACCTGCTAACAGCGAATGCACCAACTCTGTTGAATAA
- the dbpA gene encoding ATP-dependent RNA helicase DbpA → MTASTFASLGLPQEQLDNLQQMGYEQMTEIQQQALPAALEGKDVLAQARTGSGKTAAFGIALLSRINPRFFGAQTLIMCPTRELATQVATEIRKLARFQQNIKVVTLCGGMPIGPQIGSLEHGAHIVVGTPGRIKDHLRKQTLNISQINTLVLDEADRMLDMGFAADIDSIVQETPHNRQTLLFSATYPENIEALSRQYQNNPVSIRVESLHTAHTIQQQFIECDRDDRLGALERALAHFGIQQAVIFCNTKQTTHEVCTHLRDLGYSALGLHGDLEQKDRDRVLVRFRQGSLAILVATDVAARGLDVDDLPAVINYELPRDAEVYVHRIGRTGRAGKEGLALSLTTNKEGYKRDAIAEQIGQKVNSMNADDLSTVPADIERPEWITLALAAGRRHKMRPGDVLGALTKNGGITGAEVGKIDVLEQVTYVAVKRNACNAALQHLENTPIKGKNVRSRKA, encoded by the coding sequence ATGACCGCATCAACATTCGCTAGCTTGGGATTACCTCAAGAACAACTCGATAACCTGCAACAAATGGGTTACGAGCAAATGACCGAAATCCAGCAGCAGGCGTTACCCGCCGCACTGGAAGGCAAAGATGTGCTCGCCCAAGCACGTACCGGTAGTGGTAAAACCGCTGCCTTTGGTATTGCCTTGCTAAGCCGCATTAATCCTCGCTTCTTTGGCGCGCAAACCTTGATCATGTGCCCTACCCGCGAACTGGCGACTCAGGTAGCGACTGAAATTCGTAAGCTAGCGCGTTTTCAACAGAATATTAAAGTGGTCACCTTGTGTGGTGGTATGCCAATTGGCCCACAAATCGGCTCGCTAGAACATGGCGCGCACATTGTTGTTGGCACCCCAGGTCGAATTAAAGATCACCTGCGCAAGCAAACTCTGAATATCAGCCAAATCAACACACTAGTACTAGACGAAGCAGACCGAATGCTGGATATGGGCTTTGCAGCCGATATCGACAGTATCGTGCAAGAAACACCGCACAATCGCCAAACGTTACTGTTCTCTGCAACTTATCCTGAAAACATCGAAGCACTGAGCCGTCAGTACCAAAATAATCCGGTCAGTATTCGCGTTGAATCCTTGCATACTGCGCACACCATTCAGCAGCAATTTATTGAATGCGACCGCGATGATCGCTTAGGCGCGCTAGAACGTGCGCTTGCGCATTTTGGCATCCAACAAGCAGTGATTTTTTGCAATACCAAACAAACCACTCACGAGGTTTGTACGCACCTACGTGACTTAGGTTACAGCGCGTTGGGTCTGCACGGTGATTTAGAACAAAAAGATCGTGACCGAGTACTCGTGCGCTTTCGCCAAGGCAGCCTTGCGATTTTGGTGGCTACCGACGTCGCTGCCCGCGGCCTCGACGTTGACGACCTGCCTGCTGTCATCAATTACGAACTCCCACGCGACGCTGAAGTCTATGTGCATCGTATTGGTCGTACTGGCCGTGCCGGTAAGGAAGGACTTGCTCTCAGCCTAACCACCAATAAAGAAGGCTACAAACGCGACGCCATTGCCGAGCAAATAGGGCAAAAAGTAAACAGCATGAACGCCGATGATTTAAGCACAGTACCTGCAGATATTGAGCGACCAGAGTGGATCACTCTCGCACTTGCAGCCGGTCGTCGCCACAAAATGCGCCCGGGGGACGTACTCGGCGCTCTCACAAAAAATGGTGGTATAACGGGTGCCGAAGTTGGCAAAATCGATGTATTAGAACAAGTCACTTACGTGGCTGTTAAACGCAACGCCTGCAATGCAGCGCTACAGCACTTAGAAAATACGCCCATTAAAGGCAAAAATGTAAGATCACGCAAAGCTTAA
- the trmA gene encoding tRNA (uridine(54)-C5)-methyltransferase TrmA gives MSMAEDKQHDFNVLDTSIYPAQLDEKSDRLRQLFAEFQPPELEVHASEPSHFRLRAEFRLWHEGDRCYYAMFEPGNKSKAYEVKEFPIASQLINRLMQQLLVEIQPNELLRRQLFQVEFLTTMSGDALITLIYHKKLDDAWQAEAEALQQRLGFPIVGRSRKQKLVLERDYVNETLQVDGKAFHYRQIEGGFTQPNGGLNQQMLSWARSASDAFSGDLLELYCGNGNFSVALADKYDRVLATEISKTSVAAAQINIRDNALDNLIIARLSSEEFVQAIRGERTFTRLGDVDLTSYNFDTVLVDPPRAGLDDESVRQISEYNNIIYISCNPDTLHSNLTELCKTHTITRFAMFDQFPYTHHIETGVVLTRRSANKDQ, from the coding sequence ATGAGTATGGCCGAAGACAAACAGCACGACTTCAACGTCCTAGATACCAGTATCTATCCCGCTCAGCTCGATGAAAAAAGCGATCGCCTGCGCCAGTTATTTGCAGAGTTTCAACCACCAGAGCTTGAAGTTCATGCCAGCGAGCCAAGCCACTTTCGCCTGCGTGCTGAGTTTCGTTTGTGGCACGAAGGGGATCGTTGTTACTACGCCATGTTTGAGCCCGGTAATAAGAGTAAAGCCTACGAAGTCAAAGAATTCCCTATTGCATCGCAACTCATTAATCGTTTGATGCAACAATTGCTGGTCGAAATTCAGCCAAACGAATTGCTGCGTCGTCAATTATTCCAAGTCGAATTTCTCACCACCATGAGTGGTGATGCACTGATTACCCTGATTTATCACAAAAAACTCGACGACGCATGGCAGGCAGAAGCCGAAGCTCTGCAACAACGTTTAGGCTTTCCAATTGTTGGGCGCTCGCGCAAACAAAAATTGGTGCTAGAGCGCGATTACGTCAACGAAACCCTACAAGTAGACGGTAAGGCTTTTCATTACCGCCAAATCGAAGGCGGCTTTACGCAACCCAACGGCGGCTTAAATCAGCAAATGTTGAGCTGGGCACGCTCGGCCTCGGATGCCTTTAGCGGCGATTTATTAGAACTGTATTGCGGTAACGGTAATTTTTCAGTCGCCTTGGCGGATAAATATGATCGCGTATTAGCCACCGAAATTTCAAAAACATCGGTCGCTGCAGCCCAAATCAATATCCGCGATAATGCGTTAGACAATCTGATTATTGCGCGTTTATCGTCAGAGGAATTCGTACAAGCCATTCGCGGCGAGCGCACGTTTACCCGTTTGGGCGATGTCGACTTAACCAGTTATAACTTCGACACTGTGCTCGTCGATCCGCCGCGCGCCGGCCTAGATGATGAATCAGTACGCCAAATCAGCGAATACAACAACATCATCTACATCTCCTGTAATCCAGATACCTTGCACTCAAACCTGACGGAACTGTGCAAAACGCATACAATCACACGCTTCGCCATGTTCGACCAGTTTCCGTACACGCACCACATCGAAACCGGTGTAGTACTGACGCGTCGCTCAGCCAATAAAGACCAATAG
- a CDS encoding acyl-CoA thioesterase, with protein sequence MSDVLQDLIKLLRPVFIGENRFRGETQDLGFRALFGGQVMGQSLAAALLTLPEGDWAPHSLHVYFMLAGTVGDHLEFDVDVLRTGRSFATRQVKVTQNGRAILTMICSFQHPEKGFEHQAPMPDVKGPDGIPSQLELARMFRDHFPERVRDIYTADKPIEMRVLDPVNIFAPQKKDPVKFVWMKADAPMGDDYNEHCTMLAYASDFNLVATSLHPHAVSYGQKDLQMASLDHSIWFHRPFRMDEWLLYAIDSPNAGGGRGFCRGQIFNQQGELVVSVAQEGLIRKLDLSAKK encoded by the coding sequence ATGAGTGATGTATTGCAGGATTTAATCAAGCTGCTGCGTCCAGTATTTATCGGTGAAAATCGGTTTCGTGGTGAAACGCAAGATTTAGGGTTTCGTGCATTATTTGGTGGTCAGGTTATGGGCCAAAGTTTAGCTGCGGCTTTGCTAACCCTGCCAGAGGGCGACTGGGCTCCGCATTCGTTGCATGTCTATTTTATGCTCGCGGGTACGGTTGGTGATCACTTGGAGTTTGATGTTGATGTGTTAAGAACTGGACGTAGCTTCGCCACGCGCCAAGTCAAAGTGACGCAAAATGGCCGTGCGATTCTTACCATGATTTGTTCGTTCCAGCATCCAGAGAAAGGCTTTGAGCATCAGGCGCCGATGCCAGATGTTAAAGGTCCTGATGGCATTCCGTCACAATTAGAATTAGCGCGTATGTTTCGTGATCATTTCCCCGAGCGAGTACGCGATATTTATACCGCCGATAAGCCGATTGAAATGCGGGTGCTTGATCCGGTAAATATTTTTGCGCCACAAAAGAAAGATCCGGTGAAGTTTGTATGGATGAAAGCTGATGCGCCGATGGGTGATGACTACAACGAGCATTGCACTATGCTGGCGTATGCCTCAGATTTTAATTTGGTAGCAACGTCACTGCATCCTCATGCGGTTTCCTATGGTCAAAAAGATCTACAAATGGCTAGCCTAGATCACAGTATTTGGTTTCACCGCCCATTCCGTATGGACGAATGGCTACTGTACGCAATTGATAGCCCGAATGCCGGTGGCGGTCGCGGCTTTTGCCGTGGGCAAATTTTTAACCAGCAAGGTGAGCTTGTTGTCTCGGTTGCACAAGAAGGCTTGATTCGTAAGTTGGATTTGAGCGCTAAAAAATGA
- a CDS encoding acyl-CoA thioesterase: MIQLIRYALMIVRCPWRPRRDPFGVTTTTFRVMPWDCDLNLHLTNTRYPMWLDLCRVQSFFEIGMIPLVFKQGWRSVIASQTMSFIREIKPFAKVVVEGRVVYWDRKYVYTEHRFLVDGKLHCKTLARVAMIRGNRVRSFDSLLKAIDVYNDEPEGNYEAMTPSAEVTAKINLLNAKRDAELAH; the protein is encoded by the coding sequence ATGATCCAACTGATTCGCTATGCATTAATGATTGTGCGCTGTCCTTGGCGACCGCGTCGTGACCCATTTGGTGTAACGACAACCACATTTAGAGTAATGCCGTGGGATTGTGATCTAAATTTGCACTTAACCAATACCCGCTACCCGATGTGGTTGGATTTGTGCCGAGTTCAGAGTTTTTTTGAAATTGGTATGATTCCTTTGGTATTCAAACAAGGTTGGCGATCTGTGATTGCCAGCCAAACCATGAGTTTTATTCGCGAAATCAAACCGTTTGCTAAAGTCGTGGTCGAAGGACGGGTGGTTTATTGGGATCGTAAATACGTTTACACCGAGCATCGTTTTTTGGTCGATGGAAAGCTTCACTGTAAAACATTGGCTCGCGTTGCCATGATTCGTGGTAATCGCGTACGGTCGTTTGATTCGTTATTAAAAGCGATTGATGTATATAACGATGAGCCAGAAGGCAACTACGAAGCGATGACGCCGTCGGCAGAAGTAACGGCCAAGATTAATTTATTGAACGCTAAGCGCGATGCGGAATTAGCGCATTAA
- a CDS encoding M23 family metallopeptidase, with translation MKILSAVTASLLLVANTLCHAQADSLSDYPMAAIPGGIVSVPLGITSHERPTVKLGKQPVLTVQETSGEWVAVVGVPLEQNGKLTLTSQQKQWTVEVGTHDYPEQHITVENKRHVNPETNDMTRINKEYALMGPAYKGYNGIVAEGWQKMSWPVKGPLSSPFGFKRFFNEQPRKPHSGLDIAAPAGTTILAPADGKIVLTGEFFFNGNSVFIDHGQGLISMMCHMSRIDVKDGQIIKRGDAIGAVGQTGRATGPHLHWSISMNNTRVNPLLLVADPNGNQ, from the coding sequence ATGAAAATATTGTCTGCCGTTACAGCCTCTCTCTTATTAGTAGCCAATACGCTATGCCATGCCCAAGCCGACTCGCTTAGCGACTACCCGATGGCGGCCATTCCTGGCGGGATCGTCTCTGTTCCTTTAGGAATAACAAGTCACGAACGCCCAACCGTAAAACTCGGAAAACAGCCGGTATTAACCGTACAAGAAACAAGCGGAGAATGGGTCGCAGTTGTTGGGGTGCCATTGGAGCAAAATGGCAAACTCACCTTAACTAGCCAGCAAAAACAGTGGACAGTTGAAGTCGGAACGCATGATTATCCCGAGCAACACATCACGGTCGAAAATAAGCGCCACGTAAACCCAGAAACCAATGATATGACGCGCATCAACAAAGAATACGCACTCATGGGACCGGCATACAAAGGCTACAACGGTATCGTTGCAGAGGGTTGGCAAAAAATGAGTTGGCCAGTAAAAGGGCCATTAAGTAGCCCATTCGGATTTAAGCGCTTTTTTAACGAACAACCGCGCAAACCGCACAGTGGTTTAGATATCGCTGCACCGGCGGGCACCACCATTCTAGCTCCGGCAGATGGAAAAATCGTATTAACAGGCGAGTTTTTCTTTAATGGTAACAGCGTATTTATTGATCATGGCCAAGGCCTAATCAGCATGATGTGCCACATGAGCCGCATTGACGTTAAGGACGGTCAAATTATAAAACGCGGCGATGCGATTGGTGCTGTGGGACAAACCGGTCGCGCGACTGGCCCACACTTACATTGGAGTATCAGTATGAATAACACTCGTGTAAATCCGCTCTTGCTGGTAGCCGACCCTAACGGTAACCAGTAA